From the Streptomyces sp. Tu 2975 genome, one window contains:
- a CDS encoding glycosyl hydrolase 115 family protein: MQRHSPGGASRRTVLGLGLGLTALATPLGSALLAPGAAWAAPGGGTGRVTDPGSYISFAPEPGGFPLVRAGRAVPVVVSSADHEGVVRVAGDLRDDIERVTGVRPVLLQDGVPRQQEVAIVGTIGRSPLIDGLIAAGKLDVRGIEGRWETSLQTVVEHPMPGVDRAFVIAGSDQRGTIFGAYDVSRGIGVSPWYWWDDVAPRRRDALYVRRGRHTQGTPAVKYRGIFINDENPALGTWAPAFFGPGKAPGFEGGFNAAFYAKVFAVMLRLKANYLWPAVWGRAFAEDDPLNHATAAMYGIVMGTSHEAPMMRGIEEWNRHAVPAVRDEDGNITTPGHDPYGGTGEWSFRRNKEAVTAYWADGVRRMKDEDFEGVITLGMRGNGDTSLPDGDAIDLMSEIIATQRTIITEITGKDPATLPQVWTLYKEVQRYWDRGLRVPDDVTVVLTDDNWGNVRKVPSLSTDARDGGYGLYYHFDYVGVGRNYKWVDTTTLPNMWDQLSQSFAYGSDRLWVTNVGDLKGNELPTQFFMDYAWNPRRWELDRLPEWELGYARQNFGEREAAAIAAVLDRYARLQSRRKPELLNRRITLDPAKDLATDDSAVVHDDEATPFSLTDYRELERVTEDWRQLAQEAREIGHRIPAADQDAWYQLVGYEVEATANVYALREAEFTNLHYAAQGRALTNELAARAEARLADDFALSDRFDNEVAGGKWRGFQTQPHIGYGDVARYGPDAPWQQPELNHVALPDEIFPAVKRIELPERPEMGVAVDGSAAWWPNEEQTPATLPVFSPYQSQPAQYIEVFNRGGGSFDYEVRTGASWLRADRPRGRVGTQQRVTLRVDWSKAPKGTTRLPVDVHGPDGRTVRVEAVIDNPRVSRARLSGFIEANGYVSIEAEHYAKAVGSSSVTWQRIPGIGRTGGGMEPFPVTAARRTPGDGPHLQYELTLFTTGRVTVWAYLSPRNNVLATDGLKYAVSFDDDRPRTVNITTATGSDDGTMNRRWARTTSENVNLTGTEHRIGRPGRHVLRFWMVDPTVVLQKLVVDTGGLRPSCLGPPESMRLR; encoded by the coding sequence TCGCACCGGAGCCGGGCGGCTTCCCGCTCGTCCGGGCGGGCAGAGCGGTCCCCGTCGTGGTGAGTTCCGCCGACCACGAAGGCGTCGTCCGCGTGGCGGGCGATCTGCGGGACGACATCGAAAGGGTCACCGGCGTACGGCCGGTGCTGCTCCAGGACGGTGTCCCGCGGCAGCAGGAGGTGGCGATCGTCGGCACCATCGGCCGCAGCCCGCTGATCGACGGGCTGATCGCGGCCGGCAAGCTCGATGTCCGCGGTATCGAAGGCAGGTGGGAGACGTCGCTGCAGACGGTCGTCGAGCACCCGATGCCCGGCGTCGACCGTGCCTTCGTGATCGCGGGCAGCGACCAGCGGGGCACGATCTTCGGCGCGTACGACGTCTCCCGCGGCATCGGCGTCTCCCCCTGGTACTGGTGGGACGACGTCGCGCCGCGCCGCCGCGACGCGCTGTACGTGCGCCGCGGCCGGCACACCCAGGGCACCCCGGCGGTGAAGTACCGGGGCATCTTCATCAACGACGAGAACCCGGCGCTCGGTACCTGGGCGCCCGCCTTCTTCGGACCGGGCAAGGCCCCCGGCTTCGAGGGCGGTTTCAACGCTGCCTTCTACGCCAAGGTCTTCGCGGTGATGCTCCGGCTCAAGGCCAACTACCTGTGGCCGGCGGTCTGGGGCCGGGCCTTCGCCGAGGACGACCCCCTGAACCACGCCACGGCCGCGATGTACGGCATTGTCATGGGCACCTCTCACGAGGCGCCCATGATGCGCGGCATCGAGGAGTGGAACCGGCACGCCGTCCCCGCGGTGCGCGACGAAGACGGCAACATCACCACGCCCGGCCACGACCCCTACGGCGGCACCGGCGAGTGGTCCTTCCGGCGCAACAAAGAGGCCGTCACGGCGTACTGGGCCGACGGGGTCCGCCGGATGAAGGACGAGGACTTCGAGGGCGTCATCACCCTCGGCATGCGCGGCAACGGTGACACGAGCCTGCCGGACGGCGACGCCATCGACCTGATGAGCGAGATCATCGCCACCCAGCGGACGATCATCACCGAGATCACCGGCAAGGACCCGGCGACCCTGCCGCAGGTGTGGACGCTGTACAAGGAGGTGCAGCGCTACTGGGACAGGGGGCTGCGGGTCCCCGACGACGTGACCGTCGTGCTCACCGACGACAACTGGGGCAACGTCCGCAAGGTGCCCTCACTCTCCACCGACGCGCGCGACGGCGGCTACGGCCTCTACTACCACTTCGACTATGTGGGAGTGGGCCGCAACTACAAGTGGGTCGACACCACCACGCTGCCGAACATGTGGGACCAGCTCAGCCAGTCCTTCGCGTACGGCAGCGACCGACTGTGGGTCACCAACGTCGGCGACCTGAAGGGCAACGAACTGCCCACGCAGTTCTTCATGGACTACGCGTGGAACCCGCGCCGCTGGGAGCTGGACCGGCTCCCCGAGTGGGAACTGGGCTACGCCCGGCAGAACTTCGGCGAACGCGAGGCCGCCGCGATCGCCGCCGTACTGGACCGCTACGCCCGGCTCCAGTCCCGGCGCAAGCCCGAACTACTCAACCGCAGAATCACCCTGGACCCGGCGAAAGACCTCGCCACGGACGACAGCGCCGTCGTCCACGACGACGAGGCCACCCCCTTCAGCCTCACCGACTACCGGGAACTGGAACGGGTCACGGAGGACTGGCGGCAGCTGGCCCAGGAGGCACGGGAGATCGGTCACCGGATACCGGCCGCCGACCAGGACGCGTGGTACCAGCTCGTCGGGTACGAGGTCGAGGCCACCGCCAACGTGTACGCGCTGCGCGAGGCCGAGTTCACCAACCTGCACTACGCGGCCCAGGGGCGGGCCCTCACCAACGAGCTCGCGGCCCGGGCGGAGGCGCGGCTCGCCGACGACTTCGCGCTGTCCGACCGGTTCGACAACGAGGTCGCGGGCGGCAAGTGGCGCGGCTTCCAGACCCAGCCGCACATCGGCTACGGCGATGTCGCCCGTTACGGGCCCGACGCGCCGTGGCAGCAGCCGGAGCTGAACCACGTCGCGCTGCCCGACGAGATCTTCCCCGCCGTCAAGCGCATCGAGCTGCCCGAGCGGCCGGAGATGGGTGTGGCGGTCGACGGCAGCGCGGCGTGGTGGCCGAACGAGGAGCAGACGCCCGCCACGCTGCCCGTCTTCAGCCCGTACCAGAGCCAGCCGGCCCAGTACATCGAAGTCTTCAACCGGGGCGGCGGTTCCTTCGACTACGAGGTCCGTACCGGCGCCTCGTGGCTGCGAGCCGACCGGCCGCGCGGCCGGGTCGGCACACAGCAGCGGGTGACCCTGCGCGTCGACTGGTCCAAGGCGCCCAAGGGCACCACCCGGCTGCCGGTGGATGTCCACGGCCCCGACGGCCGCACGGTGCGCGTCGAAGCGGTGATCGACAATCCGAGGGTGTCCCGTGCCCGGCTGTCCGGGTTCATCGAGGCGAACGGCTACGTCTCCATCGAGGCCGAGCACTACGCGAAGGCCGTGGGCAGCAGTTCGGTGACCTGGCAGCGCATCCCGGGCATCGGCCGCACAGGCGGCGGCATGGAGCCGTTCCCGGTGACGGCGGCGCGCCGCACCCCGGGCGACGGTCCCCATCTCCAGTACGAGCTGACCCTGTTCACCACCGGCCGGGTCACCGTGTGGGCGTACCTGTCGCCGCGGAACAACGTGCTGGCGACGGACGGGCTGAAGTACGCGGTGTCCTTCGACGACGACCGGCCCCGGACGGTGAACATCACGACGGCCACCGGATCCGACGACGGCACCATGAACCGCCGGTGGGCGCGCACCACCTCCGAGAACGTCAACCTCACCGGCACCGAGCACCGGATCGGCCGCCCGGGTCGGCATGTGCTCCGGTTCTGGATGGTCGACCCCACGGTGGTGCTGCAGAAGCTGGTCGTCGACACCGGCGG